A window from Chromatiaceae bacterium encodes these proteins:
- a CDS encoding HAD-IA family hydrolase has product MSATSFGHVRLICFDLDDTLWPCRPVIDAAEAESYRWLGQRAPGLVARFSLDELRAHRLALADESPEIAHDLTAVRLRSLAVLLNETGYAADLADQSTAVFRRARNRVTPYHDVLEALAALRPHYTLVSVTNGNSQIEHTPLHDSFDISLTAAEVGAAKPHPEIFHAASRRSGIPLQRFLHVGDDPVRDVQAARALGLATVWVNRDAQRWPRPLPPADLEVGDLATLVSHLLGEAPS; this is encoded by the coding sequence TTGAGTGCGACCTCGTTCGGGCATGTCCGGCTGATCTGTTTCGACCTCGACGACACCCTGTGGCCCTGTCGTCCGGTCATCGACGCGGCCGAGGCGGAGAGCTACCGCTGGCTCGGACAGCGCGCCCCCGGTCTGGTCGCGCGTTTCAGTCTCGACGAGTTGCGCGCGCATCGCCTCGCGCTGGCGGATGAATCGCCCGAGATCGCTCACGATCTCACCGCCGTGCGGCTGCGATCGCTGGCGGTGCTGCTGAATGAGACAGGGTATGCGGCCGATCTGGCCGACCAGTCGACCGCGGTATTTCGCCGGGCGCGCAATCGGGTGACACCGTATCACGATGTCTTGGAGGCGCTTGCCGCCCTGCGTCCACACTACACGCTGGTCTCCGTCACCAACGGCAACTCGCAGATCGAACACACGCCTCTGCACGACAGCTTCGACATCTCCCTGACCGCCGCCGAGGTTGGCGCGGCCAAGCCGCACCCCGAGATCTTTCATGCAGCGAGTCGCCGCAGCGGCATACCGCTGCAGCGCTTTCTGCATGTCGGTGACGATCCCGTGCGCGACGTGCAGGCCGCCCGGGCACTGGGCCTCGCGACCGTCTGGGTGAATCGTGATGCGCAGCGCTGGCCGCGGCCCCTGCCGCCCGCCGATCTGGAGGTCGGGGACCTGGCCACCCTGGTGTCGCACCTGCTCGGTGAGGCCCCGTCGTAG
- a CDS encoding HPr-rel-A system PqqD family peptide chaperone: MQRRWRRSGPAPFTEEFGSVCAVFDPASGETHFLTELPSLLLSVIDDRAATLDTLVERLAGAAALDPQARIQLLSAMEYLVAAELVESTVPEVD, from the coding sequence ATGCAACGCCGGTGGCGCCGTAGCGGTCCCGCACCCTTCACAGAAGAATTCGGTAGCGTCTGCGCGGTGTTCGATCCGGCGAGCGGAGAGACGCACTTTCTGACCGAACTGCCCAGCTTGCTGTTGTCCGTGATCGACGATCGCGCCGCCACGCTCGATACCCTGGTCGAACGCCTGGCCGGTGCCGCCGCACTCGATCCGCAGGCGCGTATCCAGCTGTTGTCCGCGATGGAGTACCTTGTGGCCGCCGAGCTTGTAGAATCGACGGTTCCCGAGGTTGACTAG
- a CDS encoding HprK-related kinase A has protein sequence MPEQQLIFDAGPFRVRVRSSETEFSDTLAFFYGDTLLQGGSQVLDYDIVVHRTGNPLRRWLRPQIQFAIDGINPFEPHPLDNAFPMFEWGLNWCIATSAHRYLMLHAGSVAFDGQAMLLPGTPGAGKSTLSAALHLAGARLLSDEFGLLRPESGDLLPMPRGIPLKNASIEAILAFDAAAPLGPTYPNTRKGRVRHLRPAPSSLAEQQTPATPRWLVFPQFQSGADEQLTPLDEVEAFKQLAFNCFNYKLLGEVAFRAVARLVRQVDCYRFTFGRLDRAVEHLRALTEA, from the coding sequence TTGCCGGAGCAGCAACTGATCTTCGATGCCGGCCCGTTCCGGGTGCGCGTGCGATCGTCCGAGACCGAGTTCAGCGACACGCTCGCGTTCTTCTACGGTGACACCCTGCTGCAGGGCGGCTCGCAGGTGCTCGACTACGATATCGTCGTGCACCGTACCGGCAACCCGCTGCGCCGATGGCTGCGCCCGCAGATCCAGTTCGCGATCGACGGCATCAATCCGTTCGAGCCACATCCGCTCGACAACGCCTTTCCGATGTTCGAATGGGGGCTCAACTGGTGCATCGCGACGAGCGCGCACCGTTACCTGATGCTGCATGCCGGCAGCGTTGCGTTCGATGGCCAGGCGATGCTACTGCCGGGTACGCCGGGTGCCGGCAAGAGCACCCTGTCGGCGGCCCTGCATCTGGCGGGTGCCCGGCTGCTGTCCGACGAGTTCGGTCTGCTGCGCCCGGAATCCGGCGACCTGCTGCCGATGCCGCGCGGTATTCCGCTGAAGAACGCGTCGATCGAGGCGATACTCGCATTCGATGCGGCGGCCCCGCTGGGACCGACCTATCCGAACACGCGCAAGGGACGGGTGCGGCATCTGCGGCCCGCGCCTTCCAGTCTGGCCGAGCAGCAGACCCCGGCAACGCCTCGCTGGCTGGTGTTTCCGCAGTTCCAATCCGGGGCCGACGAACAACTGACACCGCTGGACGAGGTCGAGGCGTTCAAGCAGCTGGCGTTCAATTGTTTCAACTACAAGCTGCTGGGCGAAGTGGCGTTCCGCGCGGTCGCCAGGCTGGTGCGCCAGGTCGACTGCTACCGTTTCACATTCGGTCGTCTGGATCGTGCGGTCGAGCACCTTCGTGCGCTCACCGAGGCGTGA
- a CDS encoding phosphotransferase, translating into MPQRLRLLERWLEQSCRLPPFTLTPASSDASFRRYFRVTLGDGSTYVAMDAPPEKEDCRPFVAVAERMAAAGLHVPQVHRQDLQQGFLLLEDLGSRPYLPALEESSVERLYGDALAALLRLQQHAPSAGLPSYDRALLMREMALFPEWLLARHLGIALDDGERSMLDGAFEQLVVNALQQPVVCVHRDYHSRNLMCVECDNPGVIDFQDAVAGPVTYDLVSLLRDCYVRWPPQRVDAWVADYHRRAFAAGVVKEADPARFLEWFDLMGVQRHLKAAGIFARLLHRDGKPGYLADIPRTLGYIVEVGQRRPAVRRLAEFVAGRVLPAL; encoded by the coding sequence ATGCCGCAACGTCTGCGGTTGCTCGAACGCTGGCTGGAACAGTCCTGCCGATTACCGCCCTTTACACTGACCCCCGCGTCGTCCGATGCCAGCTTCCGGCGGTATTTTCGGGTCACGCTGGGCGATGGCTCGACCTACGTCGCGATGGATGCGCCGCCGGAAAAGGAGGATTGCCGGCCGTTCGTCGCGGTGGCCGAACGCATGGCGGCCGCCGGGCTGCATGTGCCGCAGGTCCATCGGCAGGACCTGCAGCAGGGCTTTCTGTTGCTCGAGGACCTGGGTTCGCGGCCCTACCTTCCGGCGCTCGAGGAAAGCAGCGTCGAGCGGCTGTACGGTGATGCGCTGGCGGCGTTGCTGAGGTTGCAGCAGCATGCGCCGAGTGCCGGCCTGCCATCGTACGACCGCGCGCTGCTGATGCGGGAGATGGCGTTGTTTCCCGAATGGCTGCTCGCGCGGCACCTGGGGATTGCGCTCGACGACGGGGAGCGCTCGATGCTCGACGGGGCGTTCGAACAGCTGGTCGTCAATGCGCTGCAACAGCCGGTGGTGTGCGTGCACCGCGACTACCATTCACGCAATCTGATGTGTGTCGAATGCGACAACCCTGGGGTGATCGACTTTCAGGACGCCGTCGCCGGACCGGTCACCTATGATCTGGTGTCGCTGCTGCGCGACTGTTACGTGCGCTGGCCCCCGCAGCGGGTGGACGCCTGGGTCGCTGACTACCACCGCAGGGCTTTCGCAGCGGGCGTCGTCAAGGAAGCCGATCCCGCACGTTTTCTGGAATGGTTCGACCTGATGGGCGTCCAGCGGCACCTGAAGGCCGCAGGGATCTTTGCCCGTCTGCTACACCGCGACGGCAAGCCCGGTTACCTGGCCGACATCCCGCGCACGCTCGGCTACATCGTCGAGGTCGGGCAGCGTCGGCCGGCGGTGCGCCGCTTGGCGGAGTTCGTCGCCGGCCGTGTGCTGCCGGCGTTGTGA
- a CDS encoding ABC transporter permease, producing the protein MRLFKTFRLATRDYAHEWQMSGCFVLALAAVLGPMLVLFGLKFGIVGGMLEQLVENPENREVRPVSSGHFDLDWFGNMQRRSDIAFLVPRTRSIAATIELDSEQSTRIIRAELIPSGRGDPLLPADDAIPDGLRDVVVSQAVAEKLEVAAGGRINGSVTRQYGGRKERQHLELNVVAVAPVAAFAREGVFADIRLVEAIEDFRDGRAVPALGWQGTPNDGQRSYPGFRLYTRSIYDVAAIKDDLNHQGVEVRTKAGDIDLVMRMDRNLSAIYWAIAVIGLIGFSLSLGASLWANVDRKRKELSVLRLVGFRTSDIVWFPVAQSFYTGLFGWALAIGIYFAAAFAINNMLAGQLATGQEVCVLLPRHYGLALGLTLGAAILAAALAGWRSSRIEPSEGLREI; encoded by the coding sequence ATGCGCTTGTTCAAAACCTTCCGTCTCGCGACCCGTGACTACGCCCATGAGTGGCAGATGTCCGGCTGCTTCGTACTTGCGCTGGCTGCGGTACTTGGCCCGATGCTGGTGCTGTTCGGACTGAAATTCGGCATCGTCGGCGGCATGCTCGAGCAACTGGTCGAAAATCCCGAAAACCGCGAGGTACGCCCTGTCAGCAGCGGTCACTTCGATCTCGACTGGTTCGGCAATATGCAACGCCGCAGCGACATCGCTTTCCTGGTGCCCCGCACCCGCAGTATCGCGGCGACCATCGAGCTCGACAGCGAGCAATCAACCCGCATCATACGCGCCGAGTTGATCCCTTCGGGCAGGGGCGACCCGCTACTGCCGGCCGACGATGCGATCCCGGACGGCCTGCGCGACGTGGTGGTCTCGCAGGCGGTGGCCGAGAAGCTGGAGGTGGCGGCCGGGGGCAGGATCAACGGCAGCGTGACCCGTCAATACGGCGGCCGCAAGGAACGCCAGCATCTCGAGCTGAACGTCGTTGCCGTCGCCCCGGTGGCGGCATTCGCCCGGGAGGGCGTGTTCGCGGACATCCGCCTGGTCGAGGCGATAGAGGACTTCCGCGATGGGCGTGCGGTACCGGCACTCGGCTGGCAGGGCACCCCCAACGACGGGCAACGCAGCTATCCGGGTTTCCGACTGTACACGCGGTCGATCTACGACGTGGCGGCGATCAAGGACGACCTGAACCACCAGGGCGTCGAGGTACGCACCAAGGCCGGCGACATCGATCTGGTGATGCGCATGGATCGCAACCTGTCGGCGATCTACTGGGCGATCGCGGTGATCGGCCTGATCGGATTCTCGTTGTCGCTCGGGGCCAGTCTGTGGGCCAACGTAGACCGCAAGCGCAAAGAACTGTCGGTCCTTCGGCTGGTCGGCTTCCGTACCAGCGACATCGTCTGGTTCCCGGTCGCGCAGTCGTTCTATACCGGACTGTTCGGCTGGGCACTGGCGATCGGGATCTACTTTGCGGCGGCATTCGCAATCAACAACATGCTCGCCGGACAACTCGCAACCGGCCAGGAGGTATGCGTACTGTTGCCGCGTCACTACGGCCTGGCACTGGGACTCACGCTGGGCGCAGCCATCCTCGCGGCCGCGCTTGCCGGGTGGCGCTCCTCGCGCATCGAGCCATCGGAGGGATTGCGCGAGATCTGA
- a CDS encoding ABC transporter substrate-binding protein, which yields MRGTNSVAIERNPFRQQLKVYGPAALLVVAAFALAYQFIQPAPPSHVVMATGAIDGAYHAFAQRYAAYLAREGITLELRPTAGSVENLKLLRTGQVSLALVQGGIQDEVQEPALVSLGSVYYEPLWLFLRRQHSYPLLRDLVGRRIAVGPEGSGTRALVGRLLRDNGVEDAGNWQALGGQSAADALLAGEVDGAFFVTSAQNPLIGRLLKHPDLMLFDFARAAAYGRRYRFLNHVELPEGVVDLAANVPARTVRLVAPTANLVAHPDLHPAVVDLMLQAADKVHREGGWFEGRDEFPMPSLLAFPLSKEADRFYKHGPPFLQRFLPFWAASLVDRLKVMLLPLLVLLFPLLKVMPPIYTWRMRARVYRWYRELEKAEQQWADGSRDRTEVHGALDRLEAEVQHVNVPLSFTDQLYHLRQHIDLVRRRIDAGSGSR from the coding sequence ATGCGGGGGACCAACAGCGTGGCGATCGAACGGAATCCATTTCGACAGCAACTCAAGGTATATGGCCCGGCCGCACTGCTGGTCGTGGCGGCTTTCGCGTTGGCCTACCAGTTCATCCAGCCGGCACCTCCCAGCCACGTCGTGATGGCGACCGGCGCGATCGACGGCGCCTATCATGCCTTCGCTCAACGTTACGCGGCCTATCTGGCACGCGAAGGGATCACCCTCGAACTGCGCCCCACCGCGGGATCGGTCGAGAATCTCAAGCTGTTGCGGACCGGCCAGGTGTCGCTGGCCCTGGTGCAGGGTGGTATCCAGGACGAGGTGCAGGAACCTGCGCTGGTGTCGCTCGGCAGCGTCTACTACGAACCCTTGTGGCTGTTCCTGCGCCGACAACACAGCTATCCGCTACTGCGCGATCTGGTCGGTCGCCGGATTGCGGTCGGACCCGAAGGCTCGGGTACCAGGGCACTGGTCGGTCGACTCCTGCGCGACAACGGCGTGGAAGATGCCGGCAACTGGCAGGCGCTGGGCGGGCAGTCGGCCGCGGACGCCTTGCTCGCCGGCGAGGTGGACGGCGCGTTCTTCGTGACCTCGGCGCAGAATCCACTGATCGGCCGCCTGTTGAAGCATCCGGACCTGATGTTGTTCGATTTTGCGCGGGCCGCGGCGTACGGTCGGCGCTACCGGTTCTTGAACCATGTCGAACTGCCCGAGGGCGTGGTCGATCTCGCGGCCAACGTGCCGGCGCGCACGGTGCGCCTGGTGGCGCCAACCGCGAATCTCGTCGCCCACCCGGACCTGCACCCGGCGGTGGTCGATCTGATGCTGCAGGCGGCCGACAAGGTGCACCGCGAGGGCGGCTGGTTCGAGGGACGGGACGAGTTTCCGATGCCGTCCCTGCTGGCATTCCCGCTCAGCAAGGAAGCGGACCGGTTCTACAAGCATGGACCACCTTTCCTGCAGCGCTTCCTGCCGTTCTGGGCCGCTTCGCTGGTCGACCGGCTGAAGGTCATGCTGCTACCCCTGCTGGTGCTGCTGTTCCCGCTGCTCAAGGTCATGCCGCCGATCTACACCTGGCGCATGCGTGCCCGGGTGTACCGCTGGTACCGCGAACTCGAAAAGGCGGAACAGCAGTGGGCCGATGGCTCGCGTGACCGCACCGAAGTGCATGGTGCACTCGACCGACTCGAGGCCGAGGTACAGCATGTCAATGTACCGCTGTCGTTCACCGATCAGCTCTACCACCTGCGCCAGCACATCGATCTGGTACGGCGGCGAATCGACGCGGGATCCGGCTCGCGCTGA
- a CDS encoding nucleotidyltransferase family protein — MNLLTRFLHRPSIAVRWTADDWNRFVPLARNARLLGRCLALFEQHGLLETVPPRLHDQMLGALQLTRYVQGQALRELAQVTRVLHEAGIRVMALKGVAYLAADLPPRSWRNLSDIDVMVAESDVVRAEQVLKRSGWIPSADYDAYDQHYYRDWMHEVPPLVHCDRDVEVDLHHNLAPPVSRIRIDAALLWETAVGVDHASGAAIQLLAPTDMLLHNAIHLFMNDELRGGLRDVVDFRDLYEHFLAQDPAFEQRLTARAAQLGCGRPLYYAMTTAQRLTGLQPSPATFDAVAMHAPTPLIRRSMHWLIEQTLAPAGIGLWRSALAQRLLFVRSHWVRMPLPLLLRHLWHKARKRHAAATPIEETPG; from the coding sequence TTGAACCTGTTGACGCGCTTCCTGCACCGACCGTCGATCGCCGTGCGATGGACGGCCGATGACTGGAACCGGTTCGTCCCGCTCGCGCGCAATGCCCGCCTGCTCGGGCGTTGCCTGGCGCTGTTCGAACAGCACGGGCTGCTCGAAACAGTGCCGCCGCGCCTGCACGACCAGATGCTTGGCGCCCTTCAACTGACGCGTTACGTCCAGGGGCAGGCGCTGCGCGAACTCGCGCAGGTCACGCGCGTGTTGCACGAGGCCGGCATCCGCGTGATGGCGCTCAAGGGTGTCGCCTACCTCGCCGCGGACCTTCCGCCTCGAAGCTGGCGCAATCTTTCGGACATCGATGTGATGGTCGCGGAATCCGATGTCGTTCGCGCCGAGCAGGTCCTCAAGCGCTCCGGCTGGATTCCAAGCGCGGACTACGATGCCTATGACCAGCACTACTATCGCGACTGGATGCACGAGGTGCCGCCGCTGGTCCATTGTGATCGCGACGTCGAGGTCGACCTGCACCACAATCTGGCACCTCCGGTCAGTCGGATCCGGATCGATGCGGCCCTGCTGTGGGAGACTGCCGTCGGTGTCGATCACGCGTCGGGTGCCGCGATCCAGCTGCTGGCGCCGACCGACATGCTGTTGCACAACGCGATCCACCTGTTCATGAATGACGAACTGCGCGGCGGTCTGCGCGACGTGGTGGATTTCCGCGATCTGTACGAGCATTTCCTGGCGCAGGATCCGGCGTTCGAGCAACGGCTCACCGCGCGTGCCGCACAGCTCGGCTGCGGGCGCCCCCTGTACTACGCGATGACCACCGCGCAACGGCTGACCGGTCTGCAGCCTTCACCCGCGACATTCGATGCCGTGGCCATGCACGCGCCCACGCCGCTGATCCGGCGATCGATGCACTGGTTGATCGAACAGACGCTGGCGCCGGCCGGCATCGGTCTGTGGCGCAGCGCGCTGGCACAACGCCTGCTGTTCGTGCGTTCGCACTGGGTACGCATGCCCCTGCCACTGCTGCTACGACACCTCTGGCACAAGGCGCGCAAGCGGCATGCGGCAGCGACGCCGATCGAGGAGACGCCCGGTTGA